From Hylaeus volcanicus isolate JK05 chromosome 2, UHH_iyHylVolc1.0_haploid, whole genome shotgun sequence, the proteins below share one genomic window:
- the LOC128872431 gene encoding SLIT-ROBO Rho GTPase-activating protein 1-like isoform X3 has protein sequence MDEEEIDGVKSPIKRLGSTRKLLVFNNIRLQLNEQLRCLDIRMEAQVALVAELQDFFRKRAELELDYSKSLDKMARSIQLRHKEQKQKREQWPLFSSYACWQQLINETKSLSRDHAALSEVYSTHLVGRLNQVMEDVQRIYKRCREIGYETHEEILRVLHELHTTMKTYQAYQAESRQAETKLRVAEQQRTKLEVAIAPPEKLARSKKYKLIEKEVNKRKSKYQEAKLKALKARNEYILCLEASNTTIHKYFVDDLSDLIDCMDFGFHNCIARALLMHCSAEEGRQRSLQSGAEQLTACVGALDSRADKQRFLESHHAAFMIPKKFEFQGQRGDETPEPELQKLLHTEMEQRLTQLQQRVTSLRTESEEVWKTLETAEASLLEMLTAKDYDCSRYFGENAVPTSRPPETLQIKLRADRQETEEFYLTKFREYLLGTSRIARLDAKQEYIRQSLLDGSTASANTSISTTKQKQARRKRIGRLQMNGQPKLFGGSLEEYLESTNQEIPLIMKSCIRVINLYGLHHQGIFRVSGSQVEINNFREWFERGEDPLADVTDASDINSVAGVLKLYLRELREPLFPIIYFEHLMELAQLESKQEFVNKMKELISSLPRPVVIVMRYLFAFLNHLSEFSDENMMDPYNLAICFGPTLVPVPEDKDQVQYQNQVNELIKNIITFCEEIFPEDIGGTQYEKYISREPDDVDVGDSPTDQVQEDMDSEVYPSEDESENLEATAQFDFNARSERELSFKKGDTLTLYTQVSNDWWRGALAGREGLIPDKYIMIKIKDEEREKELLKSSSEESMRRRTSSSADSVLSSNNSPLMGPSSNAATWSSGTTSDGPATMNTVATDNSSNSGVVPAVVANVPCISSTQPIISREDCKGAKVSGTPEKEKHAFGSEHPKDTIPVIISNNGETEKMFSEVHQQQQCNEEVEDVERVSSMSLDGGSKRATSRKQHWKSQSMGDSVQQTANPLQANNAVGQGEELQEQPTFSANRELWQRRATSQTQLNPPAPPNHKLFRSSQEFREMRQKHTPDLVMDLPLSAQDASKKSASSGSLSSSDEETPVQPCRAEAATSPTGGPESPDMSTAAERFAKQNQCTLKKNTKTNPEGSKLKRLETENDPEQESEEMVRSASSNQLSDSISIRSPRSTPKIVAKFADMHLTGGSQVSSFKPQVKVKPTILKKPVLPFPHPHMSPELARKIEKQAQSAEQTN, from the exons ATATACGGCTGCAGCTGAACGAGCAGCTGAGATGTCTCGATATCAGGATGGAGGCGCAAGTTGCTCTTGTAGCAGAGCTGCAGGACTTTTTTCGAAAGAGAGCAGAGTTGGAGCTCGATTACAGCAAGTCTCTCGACAAAATGGCCAGAAGCATACAGCTGAGGCACAAGGAGCAGAAACAAAA GCGCGAACAGTGGCCTCTATTCTCCAGCTACGCCTGCTGGCAGCAACTCATCAACGAGACAAAATCCTTGAGCAGAGATCATGCAGCTCTTTCAGAAGTCTACAGTACGCACCTCGTGGGTCGTCTCAATCAGGTGATGGAAGATGTACAACGGATATACAAGCGT TGCCGTGAAATAGGGTATGAGACACACGAGGAGATCCTCCGAGTGCTACACGAGCTCCATACAACGATGAAGACATACCAGGCTTACCAGGCGGAGTCGAGGCAAGCGGAGACAAAACTCCGCGTCGCCGAGCAGCAGCGCACCAAACTCGAGGTAGCGATCGCTCCACCTGAGAAGCTTGCGCGCAGCAAGAAATACAAGCTCATCGAGAAGGAAGTAAACAAG aGAAAGAGCAAGTACCAAGAAGCGAAGTTGAAGGCGCTCAAAGCGCGaaacgaatatattttgtgtCTCGAGGCATCGAATACGACGATACACAAGTACTTTGTGGATGACCTGTCGGATCTCATAGAT TGCATGGATTTCGGTTTCCACAATTGCATTGCCAGGGCGCTGTTGATGCATTGCAGCGCCGAGGAAGGCAGACAACGTTCGTTACAGTCAGGTGCTGAACAATTAACTGCCTGTGTTGGTGCTTTGGACTCCAGGGCAGACAAGCAGAGGTTTCTGGAGTCTCACCATGCTGCTTTTATGATTccaaaaaaattcgaattccAAGGGCAACGAGGGGACGAG ACTCCTGAGCCCgaattgcaaaaattattGCATACCGAGATGGAACAACGACTAACGCAATTGCAACAAAGAGTAACGTCTTTAAGAACCGAGTCTGAAGAAGTTTGGAAAACTTTGGAAACGGCAGAAGCCAGCCTTTTAGAAATGTTGACTGCAAAAGACTACGATTGCTCCAGATATTTTGGAGAGAACGCTGTACCTACCTCGAGACCTCCCGAAACATTGCAAATTAAGCTTAGAGCCGATAGACAAGAAACAGAAGAATTCTACCTCACG aaattccGGGAGTACCTTCTTGGAACATCAAGAATAGCTAGATTGGACGCGAAGCAAGAATACATACGACAGAGCTTGTTGGATGGCTCTACCGCGAGTGCGAATACGTCGATATCGACAACAAAGCAGAAGCAGGCCAGGAGGAAACGAATTGGTCGACTCCAAATGAACGGTCAGCCGAAATTGTTTGGTGGTTCGTTGGAGGAATATTTGGAAAGCACGAACCAAGAAATACCCCTGATCATGAAGAGCTGCATCAGAGTGATAAATCTCTATGGACTTCATCATCAAGGTATCTTCCGAGTGTCTGGATCGCAGGTGGAAATCAACAACTTCCGAGAGTGGTTTGAGAGAGGAGAGGATCCTTTAGCCGACGTGACAGATGCGTCGGATATTAACAGCGTTGCTGGCGTGTTGAAGCTCTATTTGAGGGAACTGAGGGAACCCCTTTTTCCTATCATTTACTTCGAGCACCTTATGGAATTGGCGCAGTTGGAATCGAAGCAGGAGTTCGTTAACAAGATGAAAGAATTGATATCGAGTCTTCCAAGACCGGTGGTCATTGTAATGCGATATCTTTTCGCCTTTCTCAATCA CCTCTCCGAATTTTCGGACGAGAACATGATGGATCCGTACAACCTGGCCATCTGCTTTGGTCCCACATTGGTTCCAGTACCCGAAGATAAGGATCAAGTGCAGTACCAAAATCAAGTAAACgaattgattaaaaacatCATCACCTTCTGCGAAGAGATATTCCCAGAGGACATTGGAGGTACTCAgtacgaaaaatatattagtagAGAACCGGATGACGT AGATGTGGGCGACTCGCCGACGGACCAAGTTCAAGAAGATATGGACTCCGAGGTGTATCCATCCGAGGATG AATCTGAAAACCTCGAAGCCACAGCGCAATTCGATTTCAATGCAAGGTCCGAAAGAGAGTTAAGCTTCAAAAAGGGGGATACCTTGACTCTCTACACACAAGTCAGTAATGACTGGTGGCGAGGTGCTTTGGCTGGTAGAGAAGGGCTTATTCccgataaatatattatgatCAAGATAAA GGATGAGGAACGCGAGAAGGAACTCTTGAAGTCGTCCAGCGAAGAATCAATGAGAAGAAGAACGTCCAGCTCTGCCGACAGCGTGCTCTCGAGCAACAATTCACCGCTGATGGGACCATCGAGCAATGCAGCTACTTGGTCTTCGGGCACCACGTCCGACGGCCCTGCAACCATGAACACAGTTGCGACAGACAATAGCAGCAACAGCGGCGTCGTTCCAGCAGTCGTTGCAAACGTCCCTTGCATCTCGTCCACGCAACCGATCATCAGTCGAGAG GATTGCAAAGGAGCGAAGGTATCAGGCACGCCTGAGAAAGAGAAGCACGCGTTTGGTTCCGAGCACCCCAAGGATACGATTCCAGTCATCATCAGCAACAATGGAGAGACCGAGAAAATGTTCAGCGAGGTGCATCAGCAGCAACAGTGCAACGAAGAGGTGGAAGACGTTGAACGCGTTTCCTCGATGAGCTTGGACGGGGGATCGAAGCGTGCAACGAGCAGGAAGCAACACTGGAAGTCCCAGAGCATGGGGGATTCGGTGCAGCAGACTGCGAACCCTTTGCAAGCGAACAACGCGGTAGGCCAAGGCGAGGAGCTGCAGGAGCAGCCAACCTTCTCGGCAAATCGCGAACTCTGGCAGAGGAGGGCCACGTCGCAGACCCAGCTGAACCCTCCTGCACCTCCTAATCACAAGCTATTTCGTAGTTCTCAAGAGTTCCGCGAGATGCGTCAGAAGCACACGCCAGACCTCGTGATGGACCTACCTTTGTCGGCGCAAGACGCGAGCAAAAAGTCTGCCTCGTCTGGCAGTTTGAGCAGCTCCGACGAAGAGACTCCTGTTCAACCTTGTCGCGCTGAAGCAGCCACTTCTCCTACCGGAGGTCCCGAATCTCCAGACATGAGCACAGCTGCTGAAAGATTCGCCAAGCAGAACCAGTGCACGCTCAAGAAAAACACGAAGACGAATCCTGAAGGGTCGAAGCTGAAGCGCCTGGAGACTGAGAACGATCCTGAACAAGAGTCCGAGGAGATGGTCAGGTCCGCCAGCTCCAATCAGCTGTCCGACTCGATATCCATCAGGTCTCCGCGCTCCACGCCGAAGATCGTCGCGAAATTCGCGGACATGCACTTAACAGGCGGCAGCCAGGTGTCCTCGTTCAAGCCCCAGGTTAAGGTGAAGCCTACGATCCTGAAGAAACCGGTGCTACCGTTCCCGCATCCTCACATGAGCCCCGAGCTGGCGAGAAAGATCGAAAAGCAGGCGCAGAGCGCGGAACAGacgaattaa